The Bernardetia sp. ABR2-2B DNA window AAATAAAGTAGAAGATAGCTTCCAAACTATCTAAAAAATATAAAATACAATGAGCATAGAAACCACAACATTAATAGAATCCTTTGCAGACTTTGCAAGGTTAAAACGTATTGACCGTCCTACGATGATTCGTATTTTGGAAGATGTTTTTCGTACACTTATCCGAAGAAAATATCGTTCAGATGAAAACTTTGACGTTATTGTTAATATCGAAAAAGGCGATTTAGAAATTTGGCAATACAGAAATATTATTGCAGATGACGAGCCTGAATACGATGAGCAAACAGAAATTCGCCTCACAGATGCAAAGGTAATTGAACCTGATTTTGAAGTGGGCGAAGATGTGGCTCAAGAAATCAAAATTGATGATTTTGGACGTAGATTAGTTCAGACGGCACGTCAAACTCTTATTCAAAAGGTAAGAGATTTGGAAAAAGATTTATTATATCAGAAATACAAAGAATACGTAGGCGAAATTGTTACTTGCGAAGTATATCAAGTCTTAAAGCGTGAAGTTGTTTTGCAAGATAATGAAGGAAAAGAGCTTAGTTTGCCAAAAGGAGAGCAAATTCCGAAAGACCGTTTCCGTAAAGGAGATAGTGTTCGTGCTGTTGTTCATCGTGTAGAAATGCAAAACGGTAATCCAAAAATTATTCTTTCACGTACTGCTCCCTTATTTTTAGAGAAATTATTCGAATCTGAAATTCCAGAAATTGAAGAAGGAACAATTGCTGTTCGTAAAGTAGTCAGAGAAGCTGGTGAA harbors:
- the nusA gene encoding transcription termination factor NusA, whose amino-acid sequence is METTTLIESFADFARLKRIDRPTMIRILEDVFRTLIRRKYRSDENFDVIVNIEKGDLEIWQYRNIIADDEPEYDEQTEIRLTDAKVIEPDFEVGEDVAQEIKIDDFGRRLVQTARQTLIQKVRDLEKDLLYQKYKEYVGEIVTCEVYQVLKREVVLQDNEGKELSLPKGEQIPKDRFRKGDSVRAVVHRVEMQNGNPKIILSRTAPLFLEKLFESEIPEIEEGTIAVRKVVREAGERAKVAVESFDDRIDPVGACVGMKGSRIHSIVRELCNENIDVINYTENLELLISRALSPAKTTSMKIDEDNSRVAVFLKRDQISLAIGKGGQNIRLAGKLVDYEIDVFREEAVDDFEDDVDLTEFKDAIDDWIIEEFHKVGFDTARSVLEYNREDLIRRVDLEEETIDFVLEVLKKEFE